The genomic region CGGGTCCAGGCCGTTCCAGCAATGCAAATCCGGCTGCTTCTCCGATGGACAAGCCGTTGCGTGCCACGTCGCAAGGTCGGCATGGCTCATCGGACAGCAGCCCCAGCGAGGCGAACCCGTACAGCGTCATGAGGCACAGGCTATCCACGCCCCCGACCACGACCGCATCACAGAGTCCGGCGTGAATCCAGCGCGCCGCGCTCGCGAACACTCTTGCGCTGGAGGCGCAGGCCGTCGAGACCGAGACGGCGGGACCCGTGAGTCCGAGATAACGCTGAACAAATTCAGTGACCGAGAAGAGGTTCTGCTGATACCGATATCGAATGACGTCCGGCAGCTTCCCGTCAGCCGTTCGCCGGCGATAGGCCAGTTCCGTCTCCAATATCCCCGACGTGGTGGTGCCGAGAACCACGCCGACTCTGGCGGAACCATATCGTTGCCGAGCCGCATTCACAGCTCGTTCAAACCCATCCTGTTGCATCCCCAACAACGCCAATCGATTGTTGCGGCAATCCCAGGCGCCGAAACTTCCCGTGATCGGCTCCTCCTCGATCCCGGCGATCCGGCCGATCCATGTCTTGACGGTCACGTCGAGAAAATCGTTGGGGCGCAGGCCGTGCCGGCTCTCACTCAGCGCATTCCAGGTGGCCTGAAGGCCCAATCCGAGTGGATTCGCCGTGGCGAGCGCGGTCATGGCAAGCGGCGGCATCATGCCAGGGCCTCCTGCTCGATCATCACTGCGGACAAGAAAAGAGAGAACAACGCCCCAAGACTCACCGTGGCGCCGATTGCATGCAAGACCGGCGTGCTCGAGAAGGCGAGGGTCCCGAATGCCGCTAACGTGGCAAGGATACAGACCGAAAGTGCGAGCGACGTCCGCCGGCGTTCGTCGGCGTCCCCGGTCCTTCGGTTGAAGAACAGGGCATAGTTGAGGCCGATGCCCAGCACCAGGAGCAGCGACACCAGATGAAAGAGCGTCAACCGCTCTCCTGCAAGACCGAGAGTCGTCACCGCAAGCAGGATCGCCGACAGGGCGGGCAACAATACCCGCCAGACCAGGCCGAACTGACGAAGTCCCACCCAGAGAAGAATGGCAATCGCGAACACCCCGGCCGCCGTCAGCTTCACCGCCTCCCGACGATATCCGGCAATGACATGCCCGGTCTCTTCCTTCAGGTCCAGAAACCACAGATCCTTCGCCTCTTCCTTGAGCCGTTGCGCGACGGCCGGCGCAGACGTCACGCCCCTGAGAGGAACCAGTCCGCTCCATTCGTTACCGCTGAACACGAGCGATACACCCAACCTGAGAGCAAGGGCCGATGACTTCAAATCCGCCAAATCGAGAAGCGGGCCGACACGGGTTGCTTCCACATCCCGTAAGAACGGTTCAAATGTCCCCTCTCGAAACGGAAGCCCGGCGACTGCCTCCCGTAAGGAGGCCTTCAAGGGCCCCGGTTCAGGCAGCAGGGCCTGTCGCCGTCTTTGCGTCGCTTCCGACGGCAGTAACGCGCTCGGCAGATCGAATCCGCTGATGATCCCATCGTGAACGAGACGGTGCAGGACGGGTTCGGCCGATTCGCTCATGGACAGTACCCGTTCGCGGGTCTCTCCCCTCATGACGACCAAGTAGCGGACGTCCGGCGCACCCAATTCAGACCGCAGTTGCTCGTCCAGAGCCTTGGCCGAGTGTGAAATGGGACTCAAGCTGGCCAGATCGTCATCCCATACCCTGTCATGATTGAACGCCAGAAAGAGCCCGGCACCGGCGATGCCGATCCATGCCACCGTTCTCAGTCGTCGCAGCCCGGCAAGCCATCGGGTCGCGTCCAGTGCCGGCGCATTCGACAGAGGAG from Nitrospira japonica harbors:
- a CDS encoding beta-ketoacyl-[acyl-carrier-protein] synthase family protein, producing the protein MMPPLAMTALATANPLGLGLQATWNALSESRHGLRPNDFLDVTVKTWIGRIAGIEEEPITGSFGAWDCRNNRLALLGMQQDGFERAVNAARQRYGSARVGVVLGTTTSGILETELAYRRRTADGKLPDVIRYRYQQNLFSVTEFVQRYLGLTGPAVSVSTACASSARVFASAARWIHAGLCDAVVVGGVDSLCLMTLYGFASLGLLSDEPCRPCDVARNGLSIGEAAGFALLERPGPAAADVVLLGYGESSDAYHMSTPQPEGQGAALAMEQALSRAGLQPSDIDYVNLHGTGTQANDRAEDEAVSRVFGRQTSCSSTKGATGHTLGAAGITEAIIVALALRHDRIPGTVNTEVLDPRLRARIELIGMRRSLRQAVSNSFGFGGCNCSLVFGKASS